The Christiangramia flava JLT2011 genome has a segment encoding these proteins:
- a CDS encoding DUF4249 domain-containing protein: MKRFATYIYCGMIMLLTACEDVVQVDLDESEPKLVIEASILWEKGSSGNTQNIIISKTSPFYESGRNAVDNAQVRLISSENEVFPFVSSGDGMYTATNFNPVINREYKLVVDYDGSLYEATEVLKSVVGLDSVVQSRAGGFSGEDYEIKAYYQDPAETEDFYLFKFKNELSNLEIYEDEFTNGNSIFGYYSDEDIEAGDEIGIQIQGISKDYYQYLYILRSQVGNNQGGPFETMPATVRGNIINKTQPENFPFGYFRLSEVDKLNYTVQ; the protein is encoded by the coding sequence ATGAAACGATTCGCCACATATATATACTGCGGAATGATCATGCTGCTAACGGCTTGCGAAGATGTCGTTCAGGTAGATCTGGATGAAAGTGAACCCAAATTGGTGATTGAAGCTTCCATTCTTTGGGAGAAAGGCAGCAGCGGAAATACTCAAAATATTATAATTTCGAAGACCAGTCCTTTTTATGAAAGTGGTAGAAACGCTGTGGACAATGCGCAGGTTCGGCTAATCAGCTCAGAAAATGAAGTTTTTCCTTTCGTGTCAAGTGGAGATGGAATGTATACCGCCACCAATTTCAATCCCGTCATTAATCGAGAGTATAAGCTTGTGGTGGATTATGACGGAAGTCTCTATGAAGCTACCGAGGTTTTGAAATCGGTCGTCGGCCTGGATTCCGTGGTTCAAAGCAGAGCGGGTGGTTTTAGCGGGGAAGATTATGAAATAAAAGCCTATTATCAAGATCCTGCTGAAACCGAGGATTTTTATCTTTTTAAGTTCAAAAATGAGCTGAGTAATTTGGAAATTTATGAAGATGAATTTACCAACGGGAATAGTATCTTCGGTTATTATTCTGATGAAGATATAGAAGCTGGAGACGAAATTGGCATACAGATCCAGGGAATTTCTAAAGATTATTATCAGTATCTATATATCTTACGATCCCAGGTTGGGAATAATCAGGGTGGACCCTTTGAGACCATGCCCGCCACGGTAAGAGGGAATATTATTAATAAGACGCAGCCGGAAAACTTTCCTTTTGGCTATTTTCGCCTATCGGAAGTTGACAAATTGAATTACACCGTACAATGA
- a CDS encoding DUF6095 family protein, protein MSKHTNKKTLSKGLKFLAIALLFTFIGPSVLYSAFHNQDKPLFIPILIIGVLATFGAILMMFRGIMTIVKALFD, encoded by the coding sequence ATGAGTAAACACACGAATAAAAAGACGCTTTCCAAAGGCCTGAAATTTCTGGCAATTGCACTTCTCTTCACATTTATTGGTCCGTCGGTTCTGTATAGTGCCTTTCATAACCAGGATAAACCCCTTTTTATTCCCATTCTTATTATTGGAGTGCTAGCTACCTTTGGGGCGATATTGATGATGTTTCGCGGAATTATGACGATCGTAAAGGCTTTGTTCGATTAA